The stretch of DNA GCGGCGCTGGTCGCCTCCAGGTCCGAGGGGATGCCGGGTAACCGTCGCCCGGCGTCCTCGTCGCGGGCGACGAGGTTGGCAAACGAGGAGAGCATGTGGAACGGCTTGGCGTACGGGATCCAGGCGACGAACCACAGCGCGAGGAGGGCGTGGGACCACCAGACGAACGGGTAGGCCGCCCGCGCGAGTCCGGGGGTCAGGCCGGCCCCCCGCAGGCCGAGTGCCACCCCCCAGCCGACGAAGCTCACCGTCTCGAAGTCGGGGAACCCCTGGCCGAGGATGCGGACGCCCTCGGTGAGGTACCCGCCGACGCCGAGGGCGAACAGCGCCCAGAGGAACAGGTCGTCCTCGCGGCCGGTGTGGCGGTCCCAGAGGCGGTCGGCACGGGCCACGTAGCGCCTGCCGAGCGCGAGGCCGAGCCCGAGGAGGAACACGAGTCCCATCGCGTCGACGACCAGCGAGTACGAGAGGTAGAAGTCGCCGACGAAGAACGAGTCGCCGGTCAGCGGTCGGTAGAGATCTATGTCGATCCCGAGGATGGTCGTCGCGATCAGCAGCGTCAGGAACCCCCAGAACACCATCGCGTGCATCGCCCCGGCGACGGCGTCCCGGTCGAACAGCGGCCGGTTCGTGAGGAGGTCGGCCGCGGCGGCGAGGACCCGCCGCGGCAGCGCGTCGAGCCGGTCGAACTCGTCCGCCCGGCCGTCGGTGTACCGCGCGACTCGCTGGTAGCTCCGCACGAGGAACACGGCGATCGCCAGCGCCGCGAGGTAGTAGAAGACCGCCTTCCCCGTCGGGCCGATGCGCCAGAACGTCGGCCGGGTGACCTCGGCCGACTGCAACGGAATCGTGTGTTGCAGTGTCATAGCTGTCTCTACGGGTCGGTGGACGCAGGTCCGGCTGCCCGGTCACGTCAACACGGTCCGTCAGGTGGCAAAACGACCTACCCTAAGCAGTTCCGTGTTTTAAACCGACGGCGGGGCACGCACCGCGATCCGGGGACCGAGTCGTGGCTCCGCGAGGGCTCCCCGCCGTCGACGAAGCGGCGCGAGTGCCTCAGTAGAACTCCCACTCGTCGTCGTCGCCGCCCCGCCTGACGCCGTCGCCGTCGTCCTCGGGCTCCTCGTCGGGCCACTCGACGCCGCCCCGCAGGCTCTTGTACGCGAAGCTCCCGAGCGCGACGAGCATCAGCAACAGGACGACCGCGCCCGCGCCGACGACGACCTGTGAGAACGCCTCGGTGAGCCCGCCGATCTGGAGCGGGTAGGACACGTGCATACCGGCCCTTGGGTCGCCAGCGGGAAAGCGTTGTCTCGGCTACCGGTCCCGCGTCGCCGCGACGCTCCGGACGACCGCGGCGTTCTCGGCGACGTCGTGGACCCGGACCACGTCCGCGCCGCGCTCGGCGGCCATCGCGGTGACGGCCAGCGTCGGCGGCAGGCGGTCGCCGTCGGGACCCGCGACGTCCGCGAACATCGACTTCCGGGAGTGACCGACCATCACGCCACAGCCCAGGGCCTCGAACTCCCCGAGGCGGTCGACCAGCTCGAACGACTCGGCGGCGTCCTTCCCGAAGCCACAGCCCGGGTCGACGAGGATCTGCTCGCGCCCGACGCCGGCGCGCTGGGCGAGCAGCACCTGCTCGGAGAGCTCCCGGAGCACGTCGTCGACGACGTCGTCGTAGGCCCGCGAGCGACCGGGGTCGACTGGGGCCGACAGGCTGTGCATCAGGACGAGGCCGGCGTCGTGGTCGGCGACGACGAACCGCATCTCCGGGTCCGACAGCCCCGAGACGTCGTTGACGATGTCCGCCCCCGCCGCCAGCGCGGCGTCGGCGACGGCGGCCTTGCGGGTGTCGACCGAGACCGGGACGTCGAGGTCGGCGATCGCCTCGATCACGGGGACGACGCGGTCGATCTCCTCGGCGACGGAGACGGGGTCGGCCCCCGGCCGCGTGCTCTCGCCGCCCACGTCGATCACGTCGGCCCCCGCCGCGACCATCGCCTCGGCGCGCTCGACGGCGGCCGCGAGCTCGTCGTACTCCCCGCCGTCGTGGAAGCTGTCGGGGGTGACGTTCAGGATGCCCATCACGGCCGTCCCGTCGGTTTCGAGCGGGTCCGGCGGGCCGTCGAGGGTCCGCCGGACCCGGCCCGCGACGTGGGAGAGCCCGTGGCCGTCCGTCTCGACGGCGTCGGCCAGCGCCGAGAGCTGGCGCTCGGTGCCACAGAGCACCGTCGCGACGAACTTCCCGGGCGCGCCGGTCGCCGACCGGTGGCAGTCGCCGCCGGCCTCGTCGAGCCGCCGGGCGACCCGCTCGGCCTGCTCGGGGCGCAGGTAGCCCGCCAGGACGCGGTGGTCGACGTCCGCGGCGGTCGCCTCGGGGAACGAGGCGGCGGCGAGAGCGCCGTGGTCGCTGGCTGGGCGGCCTGTCCCCTTCGGGATCAGGAGCCTGGTCCAGCGGTCGCGGGCCTCGGCGACGGCGTACAGCGACCCGGTGACGAGCACGAAGTCGTCCGGGTCGGCCCCAGAGAGCGCCCGCTCGGTGGCCTCGGGGACCGACGGGACGCGCTCGATCTCGGCCGCGTTACCTTCGAAGGCGGCGGCGAGCGTCGCGGGGTCCTCGGCGCGGTCCAGCCCCGGTCTGGCGACGAACGCCGTCTCGACCGGCGGGAGCGCCTCGACCATCCGCTCGTGGTCCTTGTCCGACATCGCGCCGAAGACGACCCGGAGGCCGTCGTAGTCGAACCGGTCCAGCGTGGCCGCGAGCGTCGTCATCGCGCCGGGGTTGTGCGACCCGTCCAGCACCGTCGTCGGGTCGGTGTCGATGATCTCGAACCGGCCCGGGAGCGTGGCCTGCCGGAGCCCCGCCGCGACGTCCCGCGTGTCGACGTCGGCGACCTGGCGGGCCAGCGTCGCGGCGACGCCGGCGTTGGTCGCCTGGTGCTGACCCAGCAGCTGGAGGTTCGTCTCCAGCGCCCAGTCCGGGCCGGTGATCGACACCTCGCTCTCGACGTCGCTGTGCATCCCGTTCTCGACGGCGATCACGTCGGCGTCGCTCGGTCCGACCGTCACCACGTCGGTCTCCTCGCGGACGGCGGCCAGCGCGTCCCCGGTGGTCCCGGTGACGAGCGGCGCGTCCGTCGGCGCGACCTGTGCCTTGTCGCGGGCGATCTCCTCGACCGTGTCCCCCAGCAGGTCGGTGTGTTCGAGGCTGACGCTGGTGACGGCGCTCGCGACCGGGTCGACGGCGCTGGTCGCGTCGTAGCGGCCGCCGATGCCCACCTCCAGGACGGCCACGTCGACGTCCTCGCGTCCGAAGTGGTCGATCGCCAGCGCCGTCAGGACCTCGAAGTGGGTCGGGGTGTCGTCCTCGGCCGCGAGGCGGTCCAGGCAGGGGTCGATGCGCTCGACGAAGTCGACGACGCGGGCCTTCGGAACCGAGGTCCCGTTGACCCGGACCTGTTCGCGGAAGTCGGTGAGTCCCGGCGAGGTGAACACGCCCACGTCGAGGCCGGCGGCCCGGAGCGCGTGTTCCAGCATCCGCGAGGTGCTGCCCTTCCCGTTGGACCCAGCCACCTGGACGCAGTCGACGCCGGCCTGCGGGTCCCCGAGGTGCGCGAGCATCCGCGCCGTGGTCTCGGTCCCGAGCTTGGGCCGACGCCGCTGTAGGGACTCCAGGTAGTCGGCGGCCTCGTGGTACTGCATAGCACATATCGTCGGCGCGCACCTGATTAAGCTATCGCCGGGCGACGAGCCTGCGGACAGCGCGGGGTTTATTCGGGTCCGCCGCCACGCCGGGCATATGTCAGACGCGCCGACGAACCACGCGGCCGCGGACCCCTACGTGACGGCGTTCGAGGCGACGGTCCGGTCGGTCGACGGCCGGGACGTGACGCTCGCGGAGACGTACTTCTACGCCGAGGGCGGCGGCCAGCCGGCCGACCGCGGGACGCTGGGGGGCCACGAGGTGGTCGACGTCCAGAAACGCGACGGCGTGACGGTCCACACCCTCGCCGCGGCCCCCGACTTCGGGGCCGGCGAGACCGTCGCCGGCGACGTGGACGACGCGTTCCGGACCTACAGTATGCGGGCTCACACCGCCAGCCACGTCGTCTACGGGGCCGGCCGGAAGCTGTTCGGCGAGCACGGCTACGGCGGCTTCGACATCGGCGAGGACAGCGTCCGGCTGGACTTCGCGACCGACGCGGACGCCGACGAGGTCAGCCCGCTCAGCGTCCAGCGGCTGGCCAACGAGGCCGTCTGGGACGACCGCGACGTCGAGTGGTACGAGGCCGACGCCGACGAGGCCGAGGCCGACGACGAGATCGTGTTCAACCTCCGGGACGACGCCGACCCGACGGAGACGGTCCGCATCGTCGAGATCGAGGGCTGGGACGTCTCGGCCTGTGGCGGCACCCACGTCGCCCGCACGAGCGAGATCGGCCCGATCAAGGTGCTGGATGTCTCGAACCCCGGCGCGGACCTGGTCCGGGTGGAGTACGCCGTCGGCCCGACCGCCATCCGGCGGCAGGTCGAGGAGACCCGCGCCGCGACGCGTGCGGCCGACGTCCTCGACACGAGCGTCGAGGATCTGCCCGGCCGCGCCCAGAGCCTGCGCTCGGAGAACAAGGAGCTGAAAGACGAGCTGGCCGCCCTGCACGAGGAGCTGCTGGACGCCCGCATCGACAGCCTCGCGGCCGAGCCGGTCGCCCGGGACGGCGGCGAGTGGGTCGTCGGGACCGTCGAGAACGTCGGTCCAAACACCGTCGCGGACCGTCTGGGCGACCGCGAGTTCGACGCCGACGTGGTCGTCCTCGTCGGCCGCGACGGCTCGACGTTCGTCGTCGCCGCCACCGACGGCGAGCGCGACGCCAACGACGTGATCGGCGAGGTGACCGACGAGTTCGGCGGTGGCGGCGGCGGCCAGCCGACGCTCGCACAGGGCGGCGGCCTCGACGCGGCCCCGGCGGCGGTCGTCGACCACCTCCGGTCCGAGTGAGCGCGCCACGACACCCTGTCGAGCTGTCAGGACGAGCGAGACGCGCGGGGCGGCGGCGACCAGAACTTATCGTATCCGGGGTGTGTCACCTTCACGAACTTTCTTGAATTGAGGGTAGGAACGTCCGGGCGAGATGGCCTCATCCGACGAGAACCAAGAGCCGATTCCGACGGACTACGACATCGCACAGTCGACGGACATGGAGCCGATCTGGGAGCTGGTCGAGCCGTGGGGGCTGGGCCTCGACGACCTCCAGTACCACGGCGAGTACACCGCGAAGGTCAAACACCACGCGATCGACCGGCTGCGCGACCAGGCCGACGAGAAGGAGAACAACCTCGTGCTCGTGACGGGGATGACGCCGACGCCCAAGGGCGAGGGCAAGACGGTGACGACGGTGGGGCTGGGACAGACGCTGAACCACCTCGGCGAGGACGCGATGATCGCCATCCGCGAGCCCTCGCTCGGCCCGGTGTTCGGCGTGAAAGGCGGCGCGGCCGGGGGCGGCCGCTCGCAGGTACTCCCGATGGAGGACATCAACCTCCACTTCACGGGCGACCTCCACGCGCTGACCTCGGCGCACAACCTCATCGCGGCGATGCTCGACGCCCGCCTCTCGCAGGGCAACGACCTCGACATCAACGTCAACGACGTCGCCTGGAAGCGCTCGCTGGACATGAACGACCGGGCGCTCCGGGAGACCGTCGTCGGCCTGGGCGGGGAGTCCGGCGGGACCCCCCGCGAGGACGGGTTCAAGCTCACCGCCGCCTCCGAGCTGATGGCCGTCCTCTGTCTCGCCGAGGACCTCGGCGACCTCAAGGAGCGGGTCGCCCGCATCATCGTCGCCTACGACACCGACGGCGAGCCGATCACCGTCGACGACATCGAGGCGACCGGCCCCGCGACGATGCTGCTGCGTGACGCGCTCAAGCCCAACATCGTCCAGACCATCGAGGGCACGCCCGCGTTCGTCCACGGCGGTCCCTTCGCGAACATCGCCCACGGCACCAACTCCCTCATCGCCGACAAGGCCGCGTTCGGCATGGGCGACTACCTCGTCACCGAGGCCGGCTTCGGCTCGGACCTGGGGGCCGAGAAGTTCATGAACATCGTCTGCCGGCTGGGCGACATGACGCCCAACGCCGTCGTGCTGGTCTCGTCCGTGCGGGCGCTGCAGTACCACGGGCTGGACCAGTGGCCGGTCGACTTCGACGAGATCGACGAGTCCGGCGTCGACGCCGTCGAGGCCGGCTTCGAGAACCTCGACAAGCACGTCCGGAACCTCCAGCAGTTCGGCGTCCCGGTCGTCGTCGCGCTCAACCGCTTCCCCGACGACACCGAAGAGGAGGTCCAGGCGGTGCTGGACCACTGCGAGGAGGACCTCGGCGTGCGGGTCGCCGAGTCCGAGGTCTTCGAGAAGGGCAGCGAGGGCGGCGAGGACCTGGGGAACCACGTCATCGACGCCGTCGACGAGAGCGACGAGGACGAGTTCGAGTACCTCTACGACGAGGAGGCCCCGATCAAAGAGAAGATCGAGACCATCGCGACCGAGATCTACGGGGCCGACGGCGTGAAGTTCACCGGGAGCGCCCTGGACGACATCGAGCGGATGACCGACCTCGGCTTCGACGACGTGCCGGTCTGCATGTCAAAGACCTTCCACTCGTTCAGCGACGACGCCTCGAAGAAGGGCGCACCGGAAGGCTGGGAACTGGAGATCAGCGAGGTGTACCCCTCGGCGGGTGCCGGCTTCATCGTCGCGCTG from Haloarcula litorea encodes:
- the folP gene encoding dihydropteroate synthase, which encodes MQYHEAADYLESLQRRRPKLGTETTARMLAHLGDPQAGVDCVQVAGSNGKGSTSRMLEHALRAAGLDVGVFTSPGLTDFREQVRVNGTSVPKARVVDFVERIDPCLDRLAAEDDTPTHFEVLTALAIDHFGREDVDVAVLEVGIGGRYDATSAVDPVASAVTSVSLEHTDLLGDTVEEIARDKAQVAPTDAPLVTGTTGDALAAVREETDVVTVGPSDADVIAVENGMHSDVESEVSITGPDWALETNLQLLGQHQATNAGVAATLARQVADVDTRDVAAGLRQATLPGRFEIIDTDPTTVLDGSHNPGAMTTLAATLDRFDYDGLRVVFGAMSDKDHERMVEALPPVETAFVARPGLDRAEDPATLAAAFEGNAAEIERVPSVPEATERALSGADPDDFVLVTGSLYAVAEARDRWTRLLIPKGTGRPASDHGALAAASFPEATAADVDHRVLAGYLRPEQAERVARRLDEAGGDCHRSATGAPGKFVATVLCGTERQLSALADAVETDGHGLSHVAGRVRRTLDGPPDPLETDGTAVMGILNVTPDSFHDGGEYDELAAAVERAEAMVAAGADVIDVGGESTRPGADPVSVAEEIDRVVPVIEAIADLDVPVSVDTRKAAVADAALAAGADIVNDVSGLSDPEMRFVVADHDAGLVLMHSLSAPVDPGRSRAYDDVVDDVLRELSEQVLLAQRAGVGREQILVDPGCGFGKDAAESFELVDRLGEFEALGCGVMVGHSRKSMFADVAGPDGDRLPPTLAVTAMAAERGADVVRVHDVAENAAVVRSVAATRDR
- a CDS encoding formate--tetrahydrofolate ligase, whose amino-acid sequence is MASSDENQEPIPTDYDIAQSTDMEPIWELVEPWGLGLDDLQYHGEYTAKVKHHAIDRLRDQADEKENNLVLVTGMTPTPKGEGKTVTTVGLGQTLNHLGEDAMIAIREPSLGPVFGVKGGAAGGGRSQVLPMEDINLHFTGDLHALTSAHNLIAAMLDARLSQGNDLDINVNDVAWKRSLDMNDRALRETVVGLGGESGGTPREDGFKLTAASELMAVLCLAEDLGDLKERVARIIVAYDTDGEPITVDDIEATGPATMLLRDALKPNIVQTIEGTPAFVHGGPFANIAHGTNSLIADKAAFGMGDYLVTEAGFGSDLGAEKFMNIVCRLGDMTPNAVVLVSSVRALQYHGLDQWPVDFDEIDESGVDAVEAGFENLDKHVRNLQQFGVPVVVALNRFPDDTEEEVQAVLDHCEEDLGVRVAESEVFEKGSEGGEDLGNHVIDAVDESDEDEFEYLYDEEAPIKEKIETIATEIYGADGVKFTGSALDDIERMTDLGFDDVPVCMSKTFHSFSDDASKKGAPEGWELEISEVYPSAGAGFIVALTADALTMPGLPARPAAADMDIDEDGEITGLF
- a CDS encoding alanyl-tRNA editing protein; the protein is MSDAPTNHAAADPYVTAFEATVRSVDGRDVTLAETYFYAEGGGQPADRGTLGGHEVVDVQKRDGVTVHTLAAAPDFGAGETVAGDVDDAFRTYSMRAHTASHVVYGAGRKLFGEHGYGGFDIGEDSVRLDFATDADADEVSPLSVQRLANEAVWDDRDVEWYEADADEAEADDEIVFNLRDDADPTETVRIVEIEGWDVSACGGTHVARTSEIGPIKVLDVSNPGADLVRVEYAVGPTAIRRQVEETRAATRAADVLDTSVEDLPGRAQSLRSENKELKDELAALHEELLDARIDSLAAEPVARDGGEWVVGTVENVGPNTVADRLGDREFDADVVVLVGRDGSTFVVAATDGERDANDVIGEVTDEFGGGGGGQPTLAQGGGLDAAPAAVVDHLRSE